GTTTATAAAGAGTTTAAGGTTATTGAGTTGATTAACGGATACAGGACCCGAGGGCATCTATTTACGAAAACGAATCCTGTTAGAAACAGGCGTACATATACCCCCACTCTTGATATTGAAAATTTTGGATTATCCAAAGAAGACCTTGACTCTGTATTTAATGCAGGTAGCATTCTTGGGCTTCAACCGACAACGCTTTCTGAAATAATAAAGCACCTTGAACGAATTTATTGTGATTCAATTGGGATTGAATATATGTTTATCCGAAATCCGGAAGAGATTCAGTGGTGGCAAAACAAGCTAAATGAAAATGATAACCATCCTGATTATGAGATAAGCACAAAAAAATACATTTTATCCAAACTTACTCAGGCGGTTACATTTGAGCAGTTTCTTCAAACCAAATATGTGGGTCAGAAGCGATTTTCATTAGAAGGTGGAGAAACCCTTATCCCGGCGCTAGGAGGTCTGTTCAGAATAGCTGCAGAACGTTATGATGTTGATGAATTTGTTTTGGGAATGGCCCACAGGGGAAGATTGAATACTCTGGTCAATATTTTCAGAAAACCGATCAGGGAACTTTTCAACGAGTTTGATGGTAAAGATTATGATGAAGACGATTTTGACGGGGATGTAAAATACCATCTGGGATCCACGATCAAGAAAACACTCAAAAGCAACAAACAGATTACGATGAACCTGGTGCCAAACCCTTCACATCTGGAAACTGTTGGTGCTGTTGCCGAAGGTATTGCCCGTGCCAAAATAGATGAAGATTATCATGGAGACTCTTCAAAATTGTTGCCTGTTGTTGTTCATGGTGATGCTGCTGTGGCCGGACAAGGAATCGTATATGAGCTCATTCAAATGAGTAAACTCAAAGGTTACTCTACAGGAGGTACGGTGCATATTGTGGTGAACAATCAGATCGGGTTCACTACAAATTATCTGGACGCAAGATCGAGTACGTATTGCACGGATGTTGCAAAAGTAACACTTTCGCCTGTTCTGCATGTTAATGCAGATGATGTGGAAGCCGTTACTCATGCTGTACTTATGGCGCTTGATTTTAGAATGCGTTTCAAACGAGATGTTTTTATCGACCTTCTGGGTTATAGAAAATATGGTCATAATGAAGGGGATGAACCAAGATTTACTCAGCCTATATTGTATAAAGCCATTGCCAAACAGCCCAATCCAAGGGATATATACAACGAGAAGCTTATACAAGATGGAGTCATTGATGAATCGCATTTACCGAACCTAATAGAGGAGTATAAAAATTTGCTGGAAAAGGAATTTAACAGATCAAAAGAAGATTCAGCCTCCAAGGTCAACCCTTTTATGGATAATGTATGGAGTGGTTTTATGCATCAGGACCTTGACGGCCTTTTACTCAGTGTAGGTACAAAGTACCCTAAGTCAAGG
This DNA window, taken from Lutimonas zeaxanthinifaciens, encodes the following:
- a CDS encoding 2-oxoglutarate dehydrogenase E1 component, which encodes MDRFSFLNTVHTGFIEDLYQQYLKDPDAVEPSWRSFFQGYDLANSDYSLEEEEPEVEIPQQVYKEFKVIELINGYRTRGHLFTKTNPVRNRRTYTPTLDIENFGLSKEDLDSVFNAGSILGLQPTTLSEIIKHLERIYCDSIGIEYMFIRNPEEIQWWQNKLNENDNHPDYEISTKKYILSKLTQAVTFEQFLQTKYVGQKRFSLEGGETLIPALGGLFRIAAERYDVDEFVLGMAHRGRLNTLVNIFRKPIRELFNEFDGKDYDEDDFDGDVKYHLGSTIKKTLKSNKQITMNLVPNPSHLETVGAVAEGIARAKIDEDYHGDSSKLLPVVVHGDAAVAGQGIVYELIQMSKLKGYSTGGTVHIVVNNQIGFTTNYLDARSSTYCTDVAKVTLSPVLHVNADDVEAVTHAVLMALDFRMRFKRDVFIDLLGYRKYGHNEGDEPRFTQPILYKAIAKQPNPRDIYNEKLIQDGVIDESHLPNLIEEYKNLLEKEFNRSKEDSASKVNPFMDNVWSGFMHQDLDGLLLSVGTKYPKSRLENIARVVSTVPEGVKFLRKAERILRDRSKMVFESNKLDWSMGEIFAFGSLMEEGYNVRISGQDVERGTFSHRHAILRDEISSEKFNLLNSNPKNKGVMSIYNSSLSEYGVLGFDYGYAMAAPNTLTIWEAQFGDFSNGAQIIFDQYVSAAEDKWKQQNGIVVLLPHGYEGQGSEHSSARIERYLQLCANDNMTVANCTTPANFFHLLRRQMKRNFRKPLIVFTPKSLLRHPLAVSEIAEFTEGEFAEVIDDSIDPGGVERIVLCSGKFYYDLLDERNKNDRQDVALIRLEQIFPLHEEKIEKILSRYPNVKDYIWAQEEPRNMGAWSYMLQRFELRELKVRSRKFYAVPATGSSTRSKRRQRRVIESVFDNKTT